The region TCGAGATGCTGGTCGTCGATGGCCGCATCCTTTTCCACCGCATTCCCGCCGCCGTAGAAACGCCCGTTGCCGACGGCGATCTGCAGCGTCTTCACGCGCACGGATTCGTTCTCGCTGGTGATGGTGGCCCGGAACGGCTTGGCCTGCGCCAGGACCTTCAGGGCCACCAGCGCATAGCCGAGGCGGCCCCAGCGGCGCTTGATGTCGCGCGTCAGTTTCTGCGCCAACTCCGCCGACAATCCGAGACTTGCCACGTTGAAGAAGGGTTCGCCGTTGACCAGGCCGAGATCGATCTTGCGCGTCACCCCCTGGGCGATGATGTCGGCGGCGGCATCGACATCGAAGGGTATGTCGAGGGTCCGGGCGAGATCGTTGGCCGTCCCCATCGGGAGAATGCCCAAGGGCAGCCGGGCCTCGATCACCCCGAGGGCCGCGGCATTGATGGTGCCGTCGCCGCCGCCGACGATGGCGCAATCCACGTCATGGGCATGTCTGACGATGAGCGGCGACAGGTCCTCCCGGCGGCCGCATTCCAGATGAACGGGCTCGATGCCATGATCCTTCAGGCGCTCGACAGCCATCTCGCACTGGGCGGCGCCGCTGCGGCTCTTGGTATTCACGATCAGAAGGGCGCGGCGGGGCATGGTCTGTCACATGGAAAAGCTTGAGCGGATCCGCAAGGGTTCATCGAAGCGGAGCCGTTGAATAACCCGCCTCCCCCGATTTCGTTCACGAGCCGCAGATCAAGAGTTGCCATCCTCGACATTTGGCCCAATAACCCTGCTTCCCAAGGAGGCCTGACGCATGACCCTCACCGTTGCGTTCCAGATGGATCACATCCGCAGCATCAAGATCGCAGGCGATACCGGCTTTGCGCTGATGCTCGAAGCCCAACGGCGCGGGCACCGGGTCCTGCACTACACGCCCGACCGCCTGTCCCTGCGCGACGGCGCCGTCATCGCCATGGCGGAAACCATCGAAGCGCGCGACGTGGAAGGCGATCATTTCACCCTGGGAACGCCCGAGAGGGTCGATCTGTCGACGGTCGACGCGGTGCTCATGCGCCAGGACCCGCCCTTCGACCTCGCCTACATCACCGCCACTCATTTCCTCGAGCGCATCCATCCCAAGACCCTGGTGGTCAACGATCCGACCCATGTGCGCAATGCGCCGGAGAAGATCTTCGTCACGCATTTTCCGCACCTGATGCCGCCGACCCTCATCTCCCGCGACAGGCAGGAGATCGAGGAGTTCCGACGCGAGCATGGCGACGTGGTGATGAAGCCGCTCTACGGCCATGGCGGCGCGAGCGTGTTCAAGGTCGGGCGCGAGGATCCGAACTTCGGATCGCTCTACGACCTGTTCTCCAACCTGTTCCGCGAACCCTGGGTGATCCAGCGCTTCCTGCCCAAGATCACCGAAGGCGACAAGCGCATCATCCTCATCGACGGCGAGGCCGCGGGCGCAATCAACCGGGTTCCGGCGGCCAACGACATCCGTTCCAACATGGTGCGCGGCGGCGCGGCCAAGCCCACGGACCTGACGGCGCGCGAGCGCGAGATCTGCGAAACCATCGGCCCGGACCTCAAGCGCATGGGCCTCATCCTCGTCGGCATCGACGTGATCGACGGCAACCTGACCGAGATCAACGTGACGGCCCCCACGGGCATCCGCGCCATCAAGCGCCTCGGCGGGCCGGATCTCGCCGTGACGGTATGGGATGTGATCGAGAGCAAGGTGAAGGCCTGACATCCTTCGCCGTCATGGCCGCGCCTGTCCCGGCCGTCCCGATCCCGTGAAGCGCAGCGCTCTTCTTCATCGAGATCACCGGCACAAGGCCGGTGATGACGTGTGAGTGGGTGCCTAGGCGGCCAGTTCCGCAATCACCGCATTGAGCACCGGAAAGCCCTTCGGCGTCACGGCGAGGCGAGAGCCGTCGACCTGGATCAGGCCTTCCTCTTCGAGGATCCGCAGGCCGCGTTGATTGAGCGTCTTGCCCGTGAATGCCTCGAAACGCCGGGAATCGACGCCCTCCTTCAACCGGAGGCCCATGAGCAGGAATTCGTCGCCCTCGGCCTCGGAGGTCAGAACCTCCTCGTCGATGACGCCGTGGCCTTCGCGCTCGACGCGTTCCAGCCAGGTCTCGGGATGCTTCTCCGTGGCGGTCGCAAGCCGCGCATTGCCGGTCACCAAACGTCCATGCGCACCGGGGCCGATGCCCGCATATTCGCCATAGCGCCAATAGAGCAGGTTGTGGCGGGATTCCGCGCCAGGTCGCGCATGGTTCGAGATCTCGTAGGCCGGCAGCCCATGCTTCGCGCACACATCCTGGGTGATGTCGTAGAGCGCGCGGCCGGTCTCCTCGTCGGGCACCGTGATCTTGCCCGCATCGTAGAGGCGCTGGAACCAGGTGCCGGGCTCGATGGTGAGTTGATAGAGCGACAGGTGCTCGACCGCATGGGAGATGGCCTGCTCCAGCTCCGATCCCCAGGCCTGCGGCGTCTGGCCGGGCCGCGCATAGATGAGGTCGAAGGAATAGCGCTCGAAGATGGAGGCTGCGATCTTCACGGCGCCCAGAGCCTCGTCGACCGAATGCATGCGGCCCAGGCGTTTCAGATCGGGATCGTTGAGCGCCTGGACGCCGAGAGAGACCCGGTTGATGCCCGCGTGACGGTAGCCGCGGAAGCGTTCCGCCTCGACGCTGGTGGGGTTGGCCTCGAGCGTCACCTCGGCTCCTGGATCGATCGCCCAGGCCCCGCCGATGGCATCGAGGATCGCCCCCACGGTTTCCGGCTTCATGAGCGAGGGCGTGCCGCCGCCGAAGAAGACGCTCGTGACGGCCCGGCCGGGAATGCGCGCCGCCGTGTGGGCGATCTCGCGACGGAAGGCCGCCAGGAACCGCTCCTGATCCACCGGCTGGTGGCGGACATGGCTGTTGAAGTCGCAATAGGGGCATTTGGAGGCGCAGAAGGGCCAATGGACATAGACGCCAAAGCCCACATCGCGCGTCGGATGATCGATCATGGAGCGTATATGGCAGGTCGGAGAGCGTACGTCACGGGTGGCGGTGTCGCGCAGGACAGGCTCTCGGTGTCATTCCCGGCCGGAGCGCAGCGAAGGGGAAGGAAACCCATAGCTCAGCATTCAAGAGTGGATCCCCCTCCCTCGCCTACGTCTCGACGGGGATGACAAGGCCATACGCTGCGGAAAGTTTTCTGAACCTGTTCACTCACAAGGTTGTTCTCTCCTACAGAGCCTTCCGTTCTGGCCTCCGGCGCTGCGGAGCCCTATGATCGGCAGGTAAAGAGTCAGGAACCCACCATGCGGCATTGGCGCGGCCCGTTCGACCGGCAGGGCTATCACCACGGCAATCTGAAGGAAGCGCTCATCGAGGCGGCGCAGCGCTTCATTGCCGAGCGTGGGATCGGCGGGTTTACGCTCGCCGATGCGGCCAAGCTCGTGGGTGTCACGCCGGCCGCCCTCTACCGCCATTTCCGAGGCCGGGACGCCCTGGTGGCCGAGGTCGCCTTCCGCGGCTACGACGAGCTGGCGAAACGGCTCGGACGGGCGCTGCAGAGCGAGGGAACGGCCCTGGAGCGCTTCACCCGCATGGGCGAGGCCTATCTCGCCTTCGCCGAGCAGGAACCGGGATTCTACACGGCCATGTTCTCGGCCAAGCCGGCCGATGGCGATGCCTCGTGCGGCCCCTTCTGGGCCAAAAGCATCCAGAGCGGCGGCAAGCCCGTCGGGAACGCCTTCGATTTCCTGGTCCAGGCCCTGTCGCAGACATTTCCCGAGGGTTTCCAGAGCGTCGACGTCCGCTTCATCGCCATCGAAGTCTGGGCGCTCTCCCATGGCATCGCCACGCTCGACGCAGCCGGTCAGCTTCCCAAGGGCCCTGGACTGCCGGACAAGTACGAATTGCTCCGCGCCGGCGTCCTGGCCCTGGTCCACGGCGCCCTCAAGGAACACGCCAACACGCCGAAGAAATAATCGAAAGAAGCGCTCTTGAAAGCGCCGAGATCAAGTCGCATGTTAATGTTGTTAGCATTAACATAGGGACCTCCAATGTCTGACTCTGCCTCCGCCGCCTGGAACGCGGGCCCGCATGCGGGCCCCTGGAACAACGGCACTCAACACCGCCGCTGCGGGCGCAGGCCCGGACGTGGCCTGGAGATCGCCGGCATCATTCTGGGTTTCATCTTCGTCTGGCCGCTCGCGCTGGCCTATCTGGTATGGAAAATGTGTGGATATCCGAAATACGATGAGGCCAAGGCCTTCTTCCGCGACACCCTCGGCCGCGCCAAGGACGACTTCTTCGCTTCGCGCGGTCCGGCCGGTTTCGGCGGTTTCGCGAGCACGGGCAATGCGGCCTTCGACGATTATCGCCGCAGCGAACTCGAGCGCCTCGAAGCGGAGCGCCGCAAGCTCGACGAGGAGGCCAGGGACTTCCGCAACTTCGTCGAGGAGTTGAAGCGGGCCAAGGACCGCGAGGAGTTCGACGCCTACATGGCCAAGCGCCGCGGCAACGGCACGACGAACGTCTGATCGGCCTGAGTGAAGTCAATGGAGCGCCCTTCGGGGCGCTCTTTCTGTTTCAGAGGTTGATTGCGAGGATCATCGCGCGTGCGGCCTCAATGGTCCCGGGCAGGCTGGACACGGACGTGTCGAGGATGAGATCGCTGAACGGGCGCGCGTGGTATCCTTCGTCGTACATCTCGACGATGCGGTTCTTCTCTTCGCGTGAGAGCGTTCGAGCCCCGCGGTCCGCCAACGCCACCTCAAGCGGCGGCGCGAGCGTCAAAACCAGGAAACGGGCCCCTTTCCTATCAGCCGCTTCCTTCAGCCGCCGGTGGTCAGCCTCATCAAGGGGATACGCGACGACAAGGTAGCACCCCTGCGCCCTCGCGATCTCTGTTTCGATGCGGCCGAGGGCAGCCTCGATCCGGACGCCGAGAGGTGCATCGTCCGGAGCATCGTGATCGTCCCCGTCAATGAAAAAGGCCCTCGGCAAAGCCTCCGACAAGGCCCGACCAAGGGTGGTTTTTCCGCTGTTGATGGGACCGTTGATGTGGACCACCGTCAGCATGACAGGCAAAAGTCCCCTATGCCCTGTGCAGGCATCCCGCCGCCAGTTTGACGAAGGCGCGGGCCCGATGGGAGAGGCCGTCCGGCTCCGGCTTCGACCAGTCGATGCCGTGCTTCTCCTCCGACGAGATCTCTCCGAAGGTCTCGGCCAAGCCATCCGGCTGGAACATGGGGTCGTAGCCGAAACCCTTCGTCCCGCGCGGCGGCCACACGACCTGACCGAAGACGCGCCCCTCGAACAGTTCCTCATGCCCATCGGGCCAGGCGATCACGAGAGCGGAGACGAAATGGGCTCGCCTATCCGTGGCTTCGCGCTTCTGCAATTCGCGCATCACCCGCTCCATGGCGGCGGAAAAGTCCCGCTTCGGGCCGGCCCAATCGGCCGTGAACAAGCCGGGCGCCCCATCCAGGGCGTGCACGCACAGGCCGGAATCGTCCGAAAGCGCCGGCAGGCCGGTGGCCGTGGCGGCCGCATGGGCCTTGATTGCAGCGTTCTCGGCGAACATGTGCCCGGTCTCGTCGGGAACGGGGAGGCCGAGCTCGCCCGCAGAAACGGCCTCGACGCCGAAGGGAGCGAGCAGTTCCTGCATCTCCCGCAGCTTGCCCGCGTTGTGGGTGGCGATGACGACCTTGCCGGTCAGGAGGCGATGGGGGCTCATGCGACGGCCTTCTTCTGCAGGTCCACGAGCTGCGCCACGCCGGTCTTGGCGAGCCGTAGCAGGCTCAGGAATTCCTCCTCGGAGAAGGGCTTGCCTTCGGCCGTGCCCTGCACCTCGACGATCCCGCCGGAGCCGGTGATCACGAAATTGGCGTCGGTCTCGGCTGCGGAATCCTCCGCATAGTCGAGATCGAGGACCGGCTGGCCCTTGTAGATGCCGCAGGAGATGGCGGCCACGGGCTCGCGCAGGGGGTTGATCGAGATGATCGAGCGGTTCTGCATCCAGGCGAAGCATTCGTGCAGCGCCACCCAGGCGCCGGTGATGGACGCCGTGCGGGTGCCTCCATCGGCCTGGATCACGTCGCAATCGACGACGATCTGCTTCTCGCCGATGGCCGGCAGGTTGACGACGGCGCGCAGCGAGCGGCCGATGAGGCGCTGGATCTCCTGGGTGCGGCCCGAAGGCTTGCCGGAATTGACCTCGCGGCGGGTGCGCTCGTGGGTCGCGCGGGGCAGCATCGAATATTCCGCCGTCACCCAGCCGCGCCCGGTGCCGCGCAGCCACGGCGGCCCCTTCTCCTCGAGCGACGCGGTGCAGATGACCTTCGTGTTGCCAAAGGTGACGAGGCAGGAGCCTTCCGCGTAGCGCGCGACGCCGCGCTCCAGGGTGACGGGGCGCAGTTCGTCGGGCGCGCGGTTGGAAGGACGCATGGCGGTTTCTCCTGAAAGATCTGGCGATTCCCGCCTGTTTGAAGCGGCCAGGACGATTAGGCAAGCGCAAGGCTTGCCGAAGGGGCTTCCGATCCGCACATAATATCGGCTTGCAGGGCGGAATTGTGAGAGCGTAGAACCCTTCGGATGCATCCCACCGGTCCCTTTTCCCATCTCTCGGAAAGCCGCGCCATCGCGGAGCTGAACGACCGTTCTCGCGAGATCTTTCGCCAGATCGTCGAAAGCTACCTGATGACCGGGGAGCCCGTGGGCTCGCGCCATCTCTCGCGCATCCTGCCGATGACGCTTTCGCCGGCCTCGATCCGCAACGTGATGGCGGATCTGGAAGCCGCAGGCCTGATCTTCGCTCCCCATACCAGCGCCGGCCGCCTGCCGACGGAAACGGGCCTGCGCTTCTTCGTCGATGCCATGATGGAGATCGGCGACGTCACCTCCGAGGAGCGCTCGCGCATCGAGGCGCAGATGCGGGCCGCCGCCTCCGGCCATACTCTGGAAACGGCCCTTGCCGAGGCCTCGGCTCTGCTGTCGGGCGTCTCGCGCGGGGCCGGCGTCGTGGTGACCTCGAAGTCCAATGCCCGTCTCAGGCACATCGAATTCGTCCGCCTCGACCCCACCCGCGCCCTGGTGGTGCTCGTCTCCGAGGACGGCTCGGTGGAAAACCGCCTCCTCGATCTGCCCGCAGGCCTGCCCGCCGGCGCCCTGGTGGAGGCGGGCAACTTCCTCAACGCGCGCATCCAGGGCAAGACGCTCGGCGACATCAAGCGCGAGATCCAGACCCGCCGAGAGGACATGGAGCGCGAGCTCGACGTCCTCACCGCCCGGCTCGTCGAGGCGGGACTTGCCACCACGGTGGGACCGGCGGATTCGCGCCAGCTCATCGTGCGCGGCCAGGCCAACCTCCTCGACGACCTGAAGGCTGCGGAGGACCTGGAACGCATCCGCCTGCTCTTTTCGGACCTGGAAACCCAGACCGATGTCATCGACCTGCTCAGCCGTGCCGAAGGCGGCGAAGGCGTACGCATCTTCATCGGCTCGGAGAACAAGCTCTTTTCGCTCTCCGGCTCCTCGATGATCGCCGCCCCCTTCCGTGACGGCAGCCAGAAGATCGTCGGGGTCCTCGGCGTCATCGGCCCGACGCGCCTCAACTACGCGCGCATCGTCCCGATGGTGGATTACACCGCCAAGGTGATCTCGCGCATCCTGGAACGGGGACGGTAAGCCTCTTTCCTGTCCCACATATCGTTGCGTTATAGGGAACCATCCTGGCCTGAAGCGTTAAACCTCCTGTCCGCGAATGCGGCCTATGTTCCCATCGATGGAGGAGGTTTCCTTGAAGACAGCAGCGATCATCGCCGGCGCCGGTCTCATGATGCTCGGCACCCTCGGTCAGGCTCAGGCTCAGGCCAGCGGTACCCCCGGCTCTCCGTTCCCGACGGCCGCCCCGCACGAAATCCAGACGATCAACGGCGTGCCGTGCCGCACCATTCTCGACCGCGAGAGCAACACGCGCATCCCGGTTCAGTGCGCCAGCCAGGCCGGCATGATCGGCATGGACCCGACGACCACCGGCAGCGTTCTCGTGGCGCCGGCCGGCCAGGCTCCGGTGTCCGGAACGCCTGCTTCCGCCTTCCCCACGGCCGCCCCTCATGAAATCCGGGTCATCAACGGCATTCCCTGCCGGACCGTCCTGGTCCAGGGCACCGACCAGCGCGTTCCCGTCGAGTGCGCCGCGCGATAATCGCTCCGTTTCCCCTGACAGGCGCGGATGCCCTGCTCCGCGTCTGCAACACCCTCGCTCCCATTCCTGCATAGCCGCCGGATCGCCCATTCGAGGCATGTTGCCCCGGGCGGAAACCCTCCTATCTCCAGAGCCATAACCTCTGCCTTAAGAGTTGCTCATTCGCCCTGGCCCCAGGAGGTTTCCGTGGAGGTTTCCGTGAAGACGCTCTCGGTTGTCGCGATCACCGGCCTCATGGGGCTCGGCAACATCGGCTTTGCCCAGGCCCAGGTCAGCGGGACGCCCTATTCGCCCTTCCCGGATGCCGCTCCCCATGAGATCCGGATTTACAACGGGATACCCTGCCGCACGATTCTCGACCGGGCCAGCGGGGTCCGGCTCCCGGTCCAGTGCGCCGGTCCGGACGGGGTGATCGGCGTGGATCCGACCGCGACCGGCAACGTTTTCGCCCCGCCGCCCTATGGGGTTCCGGGTCTTGGCGCACCGCCTTACGCCTTTCCCGAGCGCGCCCAGAGCGACATTCAGATCATCAACGGGTTCAAGTGCCGCACCGAGTTCATCGAGGAGACGGGAGAGCACCTCCCTGTCGAGTGCGTGCGCTGATCCTGTCTCCTGTTTTTCCAAAAGCATGGGGTTGTGCGCCCGCGCCCGCTTCTTCCTGGCGATAGCCCTTCCCTCGCAGGGCCGCAGTCCTTCTCCGACGAACCTTGGCTTTCGGCCTGCACCGGCCCCGATACGCCCGGCCTCCCTTGGCTTTGAGGGCCGCCCCTGCTATTGCGGCCTGAACATTCTTATATTTGCAGTATTATGACCGCTCGCACCTTCGACAACATCCGCAACTTCTCCATCGTGGCCCATATCGACCACGGCAAGTCGACTCTCGCCGACCGCCTGATCCAGGCCACGGGGGCGCTGACGGCCCGTGAGATGACGGAACAGGTGCTCGATAACATGGATATCGAGCGCGAGCGCGGCATCACCATCAAGGCTCAGACCGTCCGCCTCGAATACAAGGCTCAGGACGGCAGGACCTACATCCTGAACCTCATGGACACCCCCGGCCACGTGGACTTCGCCTACGAGGTTTCCCGGTCGCTCGCAGCCTGCGAGGGCTCGCTCCTGGTGGTGGACGCCTCCCAGGGCGTGGAGGCGCAGACGCTCGCCAATGTCTATCAGGCCATCGACGCCAATCACGAGATCGTTCCCGTCCTCAACAAGATCGACCTTCCGGCCGCCGATCCGGACCGGATCAAGGAGCAGATCGAGGAAGTGATCGGCATCGACGCCTCGGACGCGGTGCCGATCTCGGCCAAGACCGGCCTCAACATCGAGGGCGTGCTGGAAGCCATCGTCCAGAAGCTGCCGCCGCCGAAGGGCGACCCGGATGCGCCGCTCAAGGCTCTCCTGGTCGATTCCTGGTACGATGCCTATCTCGGTGTGGTCGTGCTCGTGCGCATCGTCGACGGCACCATGAAGAAGGGCCAGACCATCAAGATGATGGGAACGGGCGCGACCTATGGCCTCGACCGCGTCGGCGTGTTCAACCCGAAGATGACCGAGCTGGCGCAGCTCGGCCCCGGTGAGGTCGGTTTCTTCACCGCCTCGATCAAGGAAGTGGCCGATACCCGCGTCGGCGACACCATCACGGACGAGCGCAAGCCGACGGCGGAAGCGCTTCCGGGCTTCAAGCCCGTGCAGCCGGTGGTGTTCTGCGGCCTCTTCCCCGTCGATGCGGCCGATTTCGAGAACCTGCGCGGCGCCATGGGCAAGCTGCGCCTCAACGACGCGAGCTTCTCCTATGAAATGGAGACCTCGGCCGCGCTGGGCTTCGGCTTCCGCTGCGGCTTCCTCGGGCTTCTCCACCTCGAGATCATCCAGGAGCGCCTGGAGCGCGAGTTCAACCTCGACCTCATCTCCACCGCGCCGTCCGTGGTCT is a window of Microvirga lotononidis DNA encoding:
- a CDS encoding lipid kinase encodes the protein MPRRALLIVNTKSRSGAAQCEMAVERLKDHGIEPVHLECGRREDLSPLIVRHAHDVDCAIVGGGDGTINAAALGVIEARLPLGILPMGTANDLARTLDIPFDVDAAADIIAQGVTRKIDLGLVNGEPFFNVASLGLSAELAQKLTRDIKRRWGRLGYALVALKVLAQAKPFRATITSENESVRVKTLQIAVGNGRFYGGGNAVEKDAAIDDQHLDLYSLELERAWKLALMARSFRYGQHGAWEEVRAVRAKEFDIRTRKPRPINADGEIVTQTPAHFSIRPAAVTVFAPKQGD
- the gshB gene encoding glutathione synthase, which translates into the protein MTLTVAFQMDHIRSIKIAGDTGFALMLEAQRRGHRVLHYTPDRLSLRDGAVIAMAETIEARDVEGDHFTLGTPERVDLSTVDAVLMRQDPPFDLAYITATHFLERIHPKTLVVNDPTHVRNAPEKIFVTHFPHLMPPTLISRDRQEIEEFRREHGDVVMKPLYGHGGASVFKVGREDPNFGSLYDLFSNLFREPWVIQRFLPKITEGDKRIILIDGEAAGAINRVPAANDIRSNMVRGGAAKPTDLTAREREICETIGPDLKRMGLILVGIDVIDGNLTEINVTAPTGIRAIKRLGGPDLAVTVWDVIESKVKA
- the hemW gene encoding radical SAM family heme chaperone HemW; amino-acid sequence: MIDHPTRDVGFGVYVHWPFCASKCPYCDFNSHVRHQPVDQERFLAAFRREIAHTAARIPGRAVTSVFFGGGTPSLMKPETVGAILDAIGGAWAIDPGAEVTLEANPTSVEAERFRGYRHAGINRVSLGVQALNDPDLKRLGRMHSVDEALGAVKIAASIFERYSFDLIYARPGQTPQAWGSELEQAISHAVEHLSLYQLTIEPGTWFQRLYDAGKITVPDEETGRALYDITQDVCAKHGLPAYEISNHARPGAESRHNLLYWRYGEYAGIGPGAHGRLVTGNARLATATEKHPETWLERVEREGHGVIDEEVLTSEAEGDEFLLMGLRLKEGVDSRRFEAFTGKTLNQRGLRILEEEGLIQVDGSRLAVTPKGFPVLNAVIAELAA
- a CDS encoding TetR/AcrR family transcriptional regulator; translated protein: MRHWRGPFDRQGYHHGNLKEALIEAAQRFIAERGIGGFTLADAAKLVGVTPAALYRHFRGRDALVAEVAFRGYDELAKRLGRALQSEGTALERFTRMGEAYLAFAEQEPGFYTAMFSAKPADGDASCGPFWAKSIQSGGKPVGNAFDFLVQALSQTFPEGFQSVDVRFIAIEVWALSHGIATLDAAGQLPKGPGLPDKYELLRAGVLALVHGALKEHANTPKK
- a CDS encoding DUF2852 domain-containing protein; its protein translation is MSDSASAAWNAGPHAGPWNNGTQHRRCGRRPGRGLEIAGIILGFIFVWPLALAYLVWKMCGYPKYDEAKAFFRDTLGRAKDDFFASRGPAGFGGFASTGNAAFDDYRRSELERLEAERRKLDEEARDFRNFVEELKRAKDREEFDAYMAKRRGNGTTNV
- a CDS encoding shikimate kinase → MSEALPRAFFIDGDDHDAPDDAPLGVRIEAALGRIETEIARAQGCYLVVAYPLDEADHRRLKEAADRKGARFLVLTLAPPLEVALADRGARTLSREEKNRIVEMYDEGYHARPFSDLILDTSVSSLPGTIEAARAMILAINL
- the rdgB gene encoding RdgB/HAM1 family non-canonical purine NTP pyrophosphatase is translated as MSPHRLLTGKVVIATHNAGKLREMQELLAPFGVEAVSAGELGLPVPDETGHMFAENAAIKAHAAATATGLPALSDDSGLCVHALDGAPGLFTADWAGPKRDFSAAMERVMRELQKREATDRRAHFVSALVIAWPDGHEELFEGRVFGQVVWPPRGTKGFGYDPMFQPDGLAETFGEISSEEKHGIDWSKPEPDGLSHRARAFVKLAAGCLHRA
- the rph gene encoding ribonuclease PH, which produces MRPSNRAPDELRPVTLERGVARYAEGSCLVTFGNTKVICTASLEEKGPPWLRGTGRGWVTAEYSMLPRATHERTRREVNSGKPSGRTQEIQRLIGRSLRAVVNLPAIGEKQIVVDCDVIQADGGTRTASITGAWVALHECFAWMQNRSIISINPLREPVAAISCGIYKGQPVLDLDYAEDSAAETDANFVITGSGGIVEVQGTAEGKPFSEEEFLSLLRLAKTGVAQLVDLQKKAVA
- the hrcA gene encoding heat-inducible transcriptional repressor HrcA; amino-acid sequence: MHPTGPFSHLSESRAIAELNDRSREIFRQIVESYLMTGEPVGSRHLSRILPMTLSPASIRNVMADLEAAGLIFAPHTSAGRLPTETGLRFFVDAMMEIGDVTSEERSRIEAQMRAAASGHTLETALAEASALLSGVSRGAGVVVTSKSNARLRHIEFVRLDPTRALVVLVSEDGSVENRLLDLPAGLPAGALVEAGNFLNARIQGKTLGDIKREIQTRREDMERELDVLTARLVEAGLATTVGPADSRQLIVRGQANLLDDLKAAEDLERIRLLFSDLETQTDVIDLLSRAEGGEGVRIFIGSENKLFSLSGSSMIAAPFRDGSQKIVGVLGVIGPTRLNYARIVPMVDYTAKVISRILERGR
- the lepA gene encoding translation elongation factor 4 — encoded protein: MTARTFDNIRNFSIVAHIDHGKSTLADRLIQATGALTAREMTEQVLDNMDIERERGITIKAQTVRLEYKAQDGRTYILNLMDTPGHVDFAYEVSRSLAACEGSLLVVDASQGVEAQTLANVYQAIDANHEIVPVLNKIDLPAADPDRIKEQIEEVIGIDASDAVPISAKTGLNIEGVLEAIVQKLPPPKGDPDAPLKALLVDSWYDAYLGVVVLVRIVDGTMKKGQTIKMMGTGATYGLDRVGVFNPKMTELAQLGPGEVGFFTASIKEVADTRVGDTITDERKPTAEALPGFKPVQPVVFCGLFPVDAADFENLRGAMGKLRLNDASFSYEMETSAALGFGFRCGFLGLLHLEIIQERLEREFNLDLISTAPSVVYHLRMRDGSVKELHNPADMPDVMQIESIEEPWIRATILTPDEYLGAVLKLCQDRRGVQIDLNYVGKRAMVVYDLPLNEVVFDFYDRLKSVSKGYASFDYHISDYREGDLVKMSVLVNGEPVDALSMLVHRTRAEGRGRAMCEKLKELIPPHMFQIPVQAAIGGKIIARETIRALRKDVTAKCYGGDASRKRKLLDKQKEGKKRMRQYGKVDIPQEAFIAALKMDN